A window of Borreliella garinii genomic DNA:
TATTACCGTAAGTCCAGTTTTTCCGCCTTCTTCTATTCCTGTGCAACTTTCAATATATGCTGTTACAGTAGAAACTCCCATTATTGCTCCAACAGTAGTAGAAATGGCATCAATTAAAAATATTTTACCAACATTAGGAATTTTGCCGTTTTTATCTAACATATTGCCTTTTGCTGCTACTGCTATTAAAGTGCCCAAAGTATCAAATAAATCGTTAAAGAGCAATACCAATACAATTGTAATAAAGCTCCAAAAATGTTTGCTTAATATGTAGGAAAAATCCAGCTGATTAAATATTGGTGCAATAGACTCAAATCTTAAAATTCCGTCTGGGAAAGTTATTCCAGCTGCAACTGCGCTTTCTGGATTAAAGATTGCATATATCCAGGCTATGGCAGTGACTGAGCAAATTGCCCAAAGTATACTTCCTCGGATATTTAATTGTTCAAAAATTACAATAAAAAATAATCCTAAAAATGTAAATAAAACTTTCAAGTCAATGAATGGTCCTATTCCAATCAATGTGGCATCATTTTTAATGATGATTCCACCATTGACAAAACCAATAAAAGCAATAAAAAGTCCTATTCCAACTGTAATAGAGTATTTTAAGTTTACTGGTATGGAATTTGCAATACTTTCTCGAGCTCTTGATAGAGACAATACAATAAAAATCAGCCCTTCGGTAAAAACAGCAGCTAATGCAACTTGCCAAGGAATATTCATTCCAATTACTACAGAAAATGCAAAAAATGCATTAAGTCCCATGCCGGGCGCTAGTGCAATAGGGGTATTGGCATAAAGCCCCATTAATATACTAGAAAATGCTGCTGTTAAGCAAGTTGCAGTAACTAATGCACCAATTGGCATACCTGCACTAGATAATATTGCCGGATTAACAGCTATTATGTATGCCATACTCAAAAAAGTGGTAATACCCCCAATAATTTCTTTTTTATAATCGATGGTATTATTTTTAAATTGAAATAACAATGTTTCTTTGGATTGATTCATTACAAATTACTCCTCAAATTTTATTTTATATCAAAAATAAAACCAACACCATTTATTAGATTTTAATCTATTAGCAAAATGTGCTGATAAATTAAATTTTAAGGAAACATTAATAGCCATAAACAAATTTAATAATAAAAATTAAGCACAATATGAGCATTATAGGAGAAATTTTAATCTTTTCTTTACTAAAAAGATTAAATGCTAAATTTACTACAATGTAAAATACTGCTCCAACAAAAAATCCTGAAGAAATGCTATAAGTTAGAGGAATCAAAAAAAATATTAAAAAGCTAGAAATATTTTCTCTAATATTATAGAAATCGATTTTTATTAGCTCTCTACACATTGAAAATCCCACATATATTAAAGCTGCAGCAGTTGCGCTAGCAGGAACCGCAATAAACAGAGGGGCAAAAAAAACTGCAAATAAAAATAAGAGTCCAGTTACAATTGAAGTAAGACCTGTTTTGCCACCCTCGGCAATTCCTGTAAAACTTTCAATATAAGTAGTAACAGTAGAAACTCCCATTATTGCTCCAAAAGCAGTGGCAATGCCGTCAACTAGTAGTATTTTTTTTGCATTAGGAATTTTTCCGTCTTTATCCAACATGCCGCCTTTTGTTGTAACGCTTATTAAAATACCTACAGTATCAAATAAATCATTGAATAAGAAAATCAAAACTATTGATATAAAAGTCCAAAAATGTTCACTCAAAACATAAGAAAAATCTAATTGATTAAATATTGGCCCAATAGATTCAAATTTTAGAACTCCATTAGGGAGATGTATGCCAATAGATTTGGCACTCTCTAAATTAAATATTGCATATATCCAAGCTGTAAGAGTAACTATAATAATTGCCCAAAGTATACTTCCTCTTACATTTAATTGTTCAAAAATTACAATAAAAAACAATCCTAAAAATGTAAATAAAACTTTTAAGTCAATGAATGATCCGATTCCAATCAATGTGGCATCATTTTTAATGATGATTCCACCATTGACAAAACCAATAAAAGCAATAAAAAGCCCTATTCCAACCGTGATAGAGTATTTTAAGTTTACTGGTATAGAATTTATAATTTTCTCTCTTACTCTTAAAAAGGATAGGATAATAAAAATTAGTCCCTCAACAAAAACGGCAGCTAATGCAACTTGCCAAGGAATATTCATACCAATTACCACAGAAAATGCAAAAAATGCATTTAAACTCATTCCAGAAGCTAATGCTAAAGGGGTATTGGTATAAAGCCCCATTAGTATAGTAGAGAATGCTGCTGTTAGACAGGTTGCAGTAACTAATGCACCAATTGGCATACCTGTGTTAGATAGTATTGCCGGGTTAACAGCTATAATATATGACATACTCAAAAAAGTAGTAATGCCTGCGAAAATTTCCTTTTTATAGTTAATATCACTGTTTTTAAATTGAAAAAATAAACCTTTTACATATTTTCCCATAAAACCTTCCTTTTTATTGTTTGAAGATATTTCCAACAATACCTATTAACCTTTTTTCATTCTTTTTAAAGGTCTATTGAATTTTATTAATCATATTATTCTGAAAAAGAATATTTTCGCTGTCGGGTAAGTTTGAAAATACAATAGTTTTAATAACCCTTTCAGAACTATTTATAATAACAAATTTTCTAGCTTTAATAAGCTTTAAATAAGCTTTTAAAGAAATATCTTTTCCAACACTAAAAAAGGTTTGAAGATATTTATGATCAATTAGCTTGTAACGATTAAATAAAAATAAGGCAATTATATCATTTTCAACTTTTAAAAATAAAGGTTCTTTGTACCTTAAATTCCACTTATTAGAAATAGTAAAATAATGTCTTAAAGAAATTTTATTATTCTCTTGAATTAATTTAATGTATTTGGAATTTTTTCTTAATTCAGGAATACCGTCAAAAGAGATTGTAGAACAAGACAATATTAAAAATATTAGATTAAAAAACAATAAATGTCTTTTAAAAATTTTTAAGACCGTCAATAATGTATGAGCTTTTTTATAAAATTTTATTTTTAAATGCATATTCTAAAGTATTTTTTGTATTCTTGAAATTAACATCAATAAACCTTGGATCATATTCCAAAGTGTCCTTAGTCCAAACTTGAAAAGAATCATCGTTTAATAAAAAGACTAGCTTTTTGTAAGGAGTTAAAGCTTTTGACATAAGAGCAAAATTGTCTTTATTAATATTAATGTATAAAAACTTAAAATTTCCAATACTAACTACCTTAGAAATGGCAATGCTTCCAATATATTTATTGTCTTGAATTAATTTTAAATAACCTTTAGTAAAATTTAAATTTGAGTCTAGCATAACATTTAAAAAAACAGTAAATTTATTACTGGCTTTATCTTTTTTAATGTAAATTTGACTATCTGGATAAAAATAAAGAAAATAATCTGCTCTTTCAATTTTTTCAAAATTCTTTTCTAAGTCTTCAGCAATATTTAAAATCTTGCAAGAAGAAAAAATAAAAACCATTAAAATCAAAAAAAAACTATATTTCATAATTAACTTATATTATACAATACAGAAAGGAGAGTATTTATATTAAATGAATGAAAACACTTTCAGCTCTTATATTGAAAATTCCAAAGTCTATTCGGATTATTTAATATTAAAACATAAAATATTACTTATTCCTGTTCCTATAATAAAAATTGCTATGGAAGAAGATCTGAAAATTTTTGAAATAAGTTTTCAAGATAAACATAAAGATTTTTCAGGATATATTCAATTAAATAAAAAATCTTTATATATAAATGAAAACATGAGTCTTGAAAATAAAAGATTTACAATAGCAAAACACTTGGGGCATTATTTAATGCATCAAGATCAAATTAAAAATCTATCTAAAAATGAAAACTATTATAATAATGTTCAAAATAGTCAAATGGCAACAGAAGCCAATATATTTGCAGCAAACATTTTAGTTCCAACAACCACATTAAAATTAAAATTATCTCAATATAAATCTAGAGAGTACCCCCAAAAAACAATAGCAAAAGAATTTCAAGTAACCGAAAATACAATTTATTTAAAATTAAGTATACTTAATAATCTTAATAAAATAGACAAAATAAAAAAGAGTAAAAAATTTTTAAAAATTAAAAACGCAAAACATAAAATAGAAGCTAACATTTGCCTCCACAAGACAGATAAAATTAAAGAATCAATAGCTCTTGATTTGGAAAAACATGAACTTGAAAAAAAAGAACGAATTAAAAAAATATTTGAAGATCTAGAATAAAAAGCTTTTCTAAGTTAAAAACTTTTTGAGTATATATTCCATCT
This region includes:
- a CDS encoding NCS2 family permease, with product MNQSKETLLFQFKNNTIDYKKEIIGGITTFLSMAYIIAVNPAILSSAGMPIGALVTATCLTAAFSSILMGLYANTPIALAPGMGLNAFFAFSVVIGMNIPWQVALAAVFTEGLIFIVLSLSRARESIANSIPVNLKYSITVGIGLFIAFIGFVNGGIIIKNDATLIGIGPFIDLKVLFTFLGLFFIVIFEQLNIRGSILWAICSVTAIAWIYAIFNPESAVAAGITFPDGILRFESIAPIFNQLDFSYILSKHFWSFITIVLVLLFNDLFDTLGTLIAVAAKGNMLDKNGKIPNVGKIFLIDAISTTVGAIMGVSTVTAYIESCTGIEEGGKTGLTVIVTGIMFFIAIFLSPLFIAVPASATAAALIYVGFSMCREIIKINFSNIRENVSSFLILFLIPLTYNISSGISIGIIFYVLINVILNLLENKKNKISPVMIILCIIFIIKFFYGY
- a CDS encoding ImmA/IrrE family metallo-endopeptidase codes for the protein MNENTFSSYIENSKVYSDYLILKHKILLIPVPIIKIAMEEDLKIFEISFQDKHKDFSGYIQLNKKSLYINENMSLENKRFTIAKHLGHYLMHQDQIKNLSKNENYYNNVQNSQMATEANIFAANILVPTTTLKLKLSQYKSREYPQKTIAKEFQVTENTIYLKLSILNNLNKIDKIKKSKKFLKIKNAKHKIEANICLHKTDKIKESIALDLEKHELEKKERIKKIFEDLE
- a CDS encoding NCS2 family permease; protein product: MGKYVKGLFFQFKNSDINYKKEIFAGITTFLSMSYIIAVNPAILSNTGMPIGALVTATCLTAAFSTILMGLYTNTPLALASGMSLNAFFAFSVVIGMNIPWQVALAAVFVEGLIFIILSFLRVREKIINSIPVNLKYSITVGIGLFIAFIGFVNGGIIIKNDATLIGIGSFIDLKVLFTFLGLFFIVIFEQLNVRGSILWAIIIVTLTAWIYAIFNLESAKSIGIHLPNGVLKFESIGPIFNQLDFSYVLSEHFWTFISIVLIFLFNDLFDTVGILISVTTKGGMLDKDGKIPNAKKILLVDGIATAFGAIMGVSTVTTYIESFTGIAEGGKTGLTSIVTGLLFLFAVFFAPLFIAVPASATAAALIYVGFSMCRELIKIDFYNIRENISSFLIFFLIPLTYSISSGFFVGAVFYIVVNLAFNLFSKEKIKISPIMLILCLIFIIKFVYGY